CAGGTGTCGTAAACCCAGTCCTCCGGCACCCCCTTCACAAACTTCGTCTCCTTCCAGCCCGGGAACCTCATCCGCACAAACCATTCCTTGTACAACTCGCGGGCGGTTTCTTCCAGGAGTTTGATGCGCTGGTTGTTGACTTCGATGAGGTCGTCGTAGTTGCTCAATATTGATGCTATGCTATTTTGCATGCTTAAATGAGGAATACTAATGAGAGTATTTCTCAATATTTCAGTATTGATATTTTGTATGGCAGCACCTGATGAGAAGTTATGAAATCCAGCTGAATAGTAAATCAAAAAATAGTATAAAAAATCTTTACTAATCAAATCTTTTTTGTAATCAGAAATATACAACCAACCGTCATGAATACACCCTCTTACTCCTAAAAATTTAATTTGCCCCAAGGAAACTCCGCTCGCTGCAATTATCAACGACCCTTTATCTAAATATCTACTAAACGATGCCCCAAATTCATTAACGTACTCTTTTGTGTAATAAATATATTTACCAGAACTAGTTGCATCAGCAATTTTAATCCAGGGAATACTACCACCTTCAAAAAATCTCTGATCAATAATAGGCCGTGGTGAAGATCCTCTACCCACTTCACATAAATCACTGATCTTGTATGTTTTCCAATTCCGCATCACAGTAAGTTGTCGAAGTTGTTTTTAATGGATTCACTCAGCTTATTTGATTTTTCGGACAAAAAAGTAAGTAAATCGTGCCTCTCTTTCATCTCCCTTAAAAACTCCTCCTCCGTCAACCCATCCTCCTCGATCACGACCCCCACGTAACGCCCGGGGTTGAGGCTCCAATCCTGTTCTTCAATTTCGGCCAAGGAGGCGGCTTTGCAGAGGCCGGTCACGTCTTCGTACACCCCATTGGGGAAGCGCTCCTGGAGCCAGGCGATTTGGGCCTGGAAGTACTGCGCCTGTTCGAGCAGGGTTTGGTGTTGTTTGGAGGCCTCTTCTACCTGTTTTTCCCAAGGTTTGAGTGCTTTATCGGCGGGTTTGTCCGCTTGCAATTGGGCGAGTAGCTCCGCCTGGGCCTGGGCCTGCTGGGCAAAATCGGTGGCTTGCTCCTCGTACTGCTGCAACAGGCTGCTGAGGCGCTCGGTCTCGCCCCGAAAGAGGCGGAAAATGACGGCGATGTTTTGGATGTGTTCGGGCGTGAATTCCCGAAGGGCCCGGGTCACCTGTCGAAAGGTATTGCGGGCATCTACGAAAAGGATTTTGGGCTCGGTACCTGCGCGGCTTTTGTCAAAAAACCAGAGCGTAGCCGGGAGGGTCACGGTATAAAACATGTTTTTGGGCAAGGTGAGCATGGCGTCGATCACCCCGCTGCGGATGAGGTTTTGGCGGATGTCGGCCTCGCTGTTGCGTGCGTCGCTGGCGCTATTGGCCATGACCAGGGCGGCGCGGCCAGTGGGTTTGAGGGAAGTGGCAAAGAGGTTGATCCAAAGGTAATTGGCGTTGGGAACGGTGTTCACATCCTTGTCCTGGCCCTTTTTGCTGCTTTTGCCCTTGTTTTGGGGGATGCCGTAGGCATTGAAACGCGGCTGGTGTTTGACCCGATCGAGGTTCACGTCGTCCACATTGAAGGGTGGATTGGCCAGTACGTAGTCGAAGCGGCCCAGGCTGTCGTAGGGATCTTCGTAGTAGCTATTGGCGGGGCGGATTTCGCCGCGCAGGCCATTCACGGCCAGGTTCATGCGGGCCAGTTTAACGGTATCGGCGGTTTTTTCCACGCCGTACACCATGAGGTCTTTGGTATCGGTATCGTGCAGTTCGGCACGGCGGCGATCCACAAAGTAAGAACTCTGCACAAACATGCCCCCGCTGCCGCAAGCAGGATCAAAGATGGTGCCCTGGTAGGGCTCGATAACCTCTACCATGAGTTTGACCACCGAGGTAGGGGTGAAGAACTCACCGCCACCCTGGCCTTCCGCCAGGGCGAATTCGGCCAGGAAGTATTCGTACACTTTGCCAAAAACGTCGCCGGAGGCGTCTTCAGGGATGTTGGCAAAAATTTTGAGCAAAGACTTGGGCAAAGAGCGGTCTTCGGTAGTATAGAGCTTGAAGTATTCGTCTTTGGGGAGGCTATCGAGCAGTTCAGGTTTGTATTGCTCGATGGCTTCCATGGCGTGCTTGATGGCCTTGGCAATGTCGGCTTCTTCGGGCAGGCTGAGCAGGTAGTCGTACTGGGCCTCGGGGGGCAGGTAGAAGCCACATTTGGCAATGGCGATTTCGGCTTCAGGTTGCTGCATACGGCTGTTGGCCTGGGCTTTTAGCTCGGCTTCTATCTCGGGCTTGACCCGCTGGTAACGGATCGAGGCAAAACGCAAAAAGATGAGCC
The genomic region above belongs to Haliscomenobacter hydrossis DSM 1100 and contains:
- a CDS encoding restriction endonuclease subunit S, whose translation is MRNWKTYKISDLCEVGRGSSPRPIIDQRFFEGGSIPWIKIADATSSGKYIYYTKEYVNEFGASFSRYLDKGSLIIAASGVSLGQIKFLGVRGCIHDGWLYISDYKKDLISKDFLYYFLIYYSAGFHNFSSGAAIQNINTEILRNTLISIPHLSMQNSIASILSNYDDLIEVNNQRIKLLEETARELYKEWFVRMRFPGWKETKFVKGVPEDWVYDTCYSFADIKGGGTPSTTNPEYWEGDINFFTPTDHSNSFFIFETEKKITEKGLRNSSTKMFTKYSTFITARGTVGNICLAGTDMAMNQSCFGIVSHNENDCFFTFLFTDEMIKYLKLVANGATFDAITLNTFKNYKALIPNTELRQLFFERTSPFFYQIENLLQQNTQLRQIRDRLLPRLISDKLTIKEP
- a CDS encoding type I restriction-modification system subunit M, with amino-acid sequence MTATQLKELEDTLWSAADKLRAESNLKSSEYATPILGLIFLRFASIRYQRVKPEIEAELKAQANSRMQQPEAEIAIAKCGFYLPPEAQYDYLLSLPEEADIAKAIKHAMEAIEQYKPELLDSLPKDEYFKLYTTEDRSLPKSLLKIFANIPEDASGDVFGKVYEYFLAEFALAEGQGGGEFFTPTSVVKLMVEVIEPYQGTIFDPACGSGGMFVQSSYFVDRRRAELHDTDTKDLMVYGVEKTADTVKLARMNLAVNGLRGEIRPANSYYEDPYDSLGRFDYVLANPPFNVDDVNLDRVKHQPRFNAYGIPQNKGKSSKKGQDKDVNTVPNANYLWINLFATSLKPTGRAALVMANSASDARNSEADIRQNLIRSGVIDAMLTLPKNMFYTVTLPATLWFFDKSRAGTEPKILFVDARNTFRQVTRALREFTPEHIQNIAVIFRLFRGETERLSSLLQQYEEQATDFAQQAQAQAELLAQLQADKPADKALKPWEKQVEEASKQHQTLLEQAQYFQAQIAWLQERFPNGVYEDVTGLCKAASLAEIEEQDWSLNPGRYVGVVIEEDGLTEEEFLREMKERHDLLTFLSEKSNKLSESIKNNFDNLL